A genomic stretch from Megalobrama amblycephala isolate DHTTF-2021 linkage group LG22, ASM1881202v1, whole genome shotgun sequence includes:
- the tnk2a gene encoding activated CDC42 kinase 1 isoform X3: protein MAAVSEYQRHYNVKDEPDGGDMQSDEGTEWLMELLTDVQLQQYFLRIRDDLNVTRLSHFDYVKNEDLEKIGMGRPGQRRLWEAVKRRRAMCKRKSWVSKSLCLGQQVFTGKRPDSDSQTPVVFRSSSPSSAQPDGQPADLTCLISDRDLTLYEKLGDGSFGVVKRGEWQAPSGRVLSVAVKCLKTDLLDQGEGLDDFIREVNAMHSLDHHNLIRLYGVVLTHPMKMVTELAPLGALLDRLRKRQGHILISVLCHYTVQIACGMAYLESRRFIHRDLAARNILLASNDLIKIGDFGLMRALPKNDDHYVMQEHHKVPFAWCAPESLKTRTFSHASDTWMFGVTLWEMFTHGQEPWVGLNGSQILHKIDKEGERLIKPEDCPQDIYNVMLQCWSPKPEDRPTFVSLRDFLVETMPTDMRALQDFDEPDKLKIHANDIITIIEGRAENYWWRGQNRQTLKVGQFPRNVVTSVAGLSAHDISRPLKHSFIHTGHGDTDPHRSWGAPDKIDDLYLGNPMDPPDILGLDSNAAKPTKLPNRAKKPFYDSVLDNDDDDLIVTGVKKLSLKTPNYLGLRLRPWESTSPSDRLSEVSLIDFGDDSFSSTSPSPITETPNPSTAKPPASYAASILDMAPPQSPNRALPNPMHPTPVVDWDMRPLPPLPAYDEVAVECAEQEDMEVSSINSSAVQEDTVSEKTQSEDNIKVDGKCNVEDNLFLPSKHAEETHSFSQSADIFKELQREVMVKLRVPPTGRSLPSSPLPTPSALAPHRQIILPSSYEDKPQIPPRIPIPPMRPSKRAGIYGSRLSVSLGDHEDGSRCPPQIPPRDHALSQPNSRAPSPMAPQGGSPQQRSSLCCVGSLGSCLSPSSYSSAPSSSSTTSSTSTATTASSQYGSTEVAQTPAKSPCILPIVYGGVKASTTHYYLLPDKPAYLDKYERFLKDSEGNDEKRTPNMATVRPMVQQQVNKLNASPGHTSNSGTSNSLAWPSSTQAGAYNHITLQQVQEAVHGVTVEECQTALQTHSWNAQEAVKYLKVEQLFRLGLKARPECMEALERCGWNLEQASTQMLDSYGPSRHRF from the exons ATGGCGGCGGTCTCAGAATACCAGCGGCACTATAATGTAAAAGATGAG CCGGATGGTGGAGATATGCAGTCTGACGAAGGTACGGAGTGGCTCATGGAGCTGCTCACCGATGTGCAGCTCCAGCAATATTTTCTGCGTATCCGTGATGACCTCAATGTCACACGTCTCTCACACTTTGACTATGTCAAAAATGAGGACCTTGAAAAGATCGGCATGGGCCGACCAG GTCAGAGACGGCTATGGGAGGCAGTGAAAAGGAGAAGGGCCATGTGCAAACGGAAGTCATGGGTGAGCAAG TCTCTGTGCTTGGGTCAGCAGGTGTTCACCGGAAAGCGGCCTGACTCAGATTCCCAGACCCCAGTGGTGTTCCGCAGCTCATCCCCATCATCAGCTCAACCAGACGGTCAGCCAGCCGATCTCACCTGCCTCATCAGTGACAGAGACCTAACCCTCTACGAGAAACTGGGAGACGGCTCCTTCGGAGTGGTGAAACGCGGAGAATGGCAAGCCCCCTCTGGAAGAGTG CTGAGTGTGGCTGTGAAGTGCCTGAAGACAGACCTGTTGGACCAGGGTGAAGGTCTAGATGACTTCATAAGAGAAGTTAACGCCATGCACTCCCTGGACCACCACAATCTCATTCGTCTATATGGTGTTGTCCTCACACACCCCATGAAGATG GTGACAGAACTTGCCCCATTGGGTGCTTTATTGGACCGCCTGAGGAAGCGTCAGGGTCATATATTGATATCAGTGCTGTGCCACTACACCGTTCAGATTGCCTGTGGCATGGCCTACCTTGAGTCCCGCCGATTCATTCACAGAGACCTGGCTGCACGCAACATCCTTTTAGCTTCCAATGACCTCATTAAGATCGGTGACTTCGGCCTGATGAGGGCCTTGCCTAAAAACGATGATCATTATGTGATGCAGGAGCATCACAAAGTCCCTTTTGCCTG GTGTGCTCCAGAGAGCCTGAAGACACGTACCTTCTCCCATGCCAGTGATACCTGGATGTTTGGAGTAACATTGTGGGAAATGTTCACCCACGGGCAGGAACCATGGGTTGGACTCAATGGTAGTCAG ATTCTCCATAAGATCGATAAGGAGGGAGAGAGGCTTATCAAACCAGAGGACTGTCCGCaggacatttataatgtcatgCTGCAGTGCTGGTCACCCAAACCCGAGGACAGGCCGACGTTTGTGTCCCTCAGGGACTTCCTTGTGGAG ACAATGCCCACTGACATGAGGGCACTGCAGGACTTTGATGAACCAGACAAACTTAAAATTCATGCCAATGACATCATCACTATCATTGAGGGCAG AGCAGAGAACTACTGGTGGAGAGGTCAGAACAGACAGACCCTGAAGGTGGGACAGTTCCCTAGGAATGTAGTGACCTCTGTGGCTGGTCTGTCTGCTCACGACATCAGCAGACCTCTCAAGCACAGTTTCATCCATACAGGCCATGGAGACACAGACCCACACAGAAGTTGGGGCGCCCCTGACAAGATTGATGA TCTGTACCTTGGTAATCCCATGGATCCTCCAGATATTCTTGGGTTGGATTCAAATGCGGCCAAGCCCACTAAACTTCCAAACCGGGCTAAAA AACCATTTTACGACTCTGTGCTGgacaatgatgatgatgatctgATTGTAACGGGTGTGAAGAAGCTCTCGCTTAAGACTCCCAATTACCTGGGTTTACGCCTCCGGCCTTGGGAAAGTACTAGTCCGAGTGACCGCCTTAGCGAAGTCTCACTCATTGACTTTGGAGACGACAGTTTCAGCTCTACATCACCCTCACCCATTACCGAGACACCTAACCCCAGCACAGCGAAACCACCTGCATCCTACGCCGCTTCTATCTTGGATATGGCGCCACCGCAGAGCCCCAATCGAGCCCTGCCCAACCCCATGCACCCTACTCCAGTGGTGGATTGGGACATGCGGCCCCTGCCTCCTCTTCCGGCGTACGACGAGGTGGCCGTGGAGTGCGCTGAACAGGAAGACATGGAAGTGAGCTCCATAAATTCATCTGCGGTGCAGGAAGacactgtatctgaaaaaacaCAATCAGAGGATAACATTAAAGTCGATGGTAAATGCAACGTGGAGGACAACCTCTTTCTACCATCCAAGCATGCTGAGGAAACCCATTCATTTTCGCAATCAGCAGACATCTTCAAGGAGCTTCAAAGGGAGGTGATGGTGAAGCTTCGGGTCCCTCCGACCGGGCGTTCCCTCCCTTCTTCACCCCTCCCGACTCCTTCAGCTCTCGCCCCACACCGCCAGATCATCCTGCCCTCCTCCTATGAGGACAAGCCTCAGATCCCTCCAAGAATCCCAATCCCACCTATGCGGCCCTCTAAGCGGGCAGGAATATATGGCAGCAGATTGTCGGTTTCCCTTGGAGACCATGAAGATGGGAGCCGCTGTCCACCTCAGATACCCCCAAGGGATCACGCTCTATCTCAACCCAACTCTCGGGCGCCAAGCCCCATGGCGCCGCAAGGTGGCTCCCCTCAACAGAGATCCAGCCTCTGTTGCGTCGGATCATTGGGCTCCTGCCTATCCCCGTCGTCATATTCCTCCGCGCCATCCAGCTCCTCCACCACATCATCTACGTCAACGGCCACCACTGCAAGTTCTCAGTACGGATCTACTGAAGTGGCCCAGACTCCGGCCAAGAGTCCCTGCATCCTGCCTATCGTGTATGGTGGAGTGAAGGCCAGCACCACTCATTACTACTTGCTACCTGATAAACCGGCATACCTGGACAAGTATGAGAGGTTCTTGAAGGATTCAGAAGGAAACGATGAGAAAAGAACCCCAAATATGGCCACTGTGAGGCCTATGGTTCAACAGCAAGTCAACAAGCTCAATGCTTCCCCTGGCCACACCAGTAACAGCGGGACTTCCAACAGTCTGGCCTGGCCAAGCAGCACTCAAGCAGGTGCCTACAACCATATCACGCTACAACAA GTGCAGGAGGCGGTACATGGAGTGACTGTAGAAGAGTGTCAAACGGCCCTTCAGACACACAGTTGGAATGCTCAGGAGGCCGTGAAATATCTGAAG GTGGAGCAGTTGTTCCGACTGGGTTTGAAGGCTCGGCCCGAATGCATGGAAGCTTTAGAGCGATGCGGCTGGAATCTGGAGCAGGCCAGCACTCAAATGCTGGACTCCTACGGTCCATCTAGACATAG GTTCTAA
- the tnk2a gene encoding activated CDC42 kinase 1 isoform X2, whose product MAAVSEYQRHYNVKDEPDGGDMQSDEGTEWLMELLTDVQLQQYFLRIRDDLNVTRLSHFDYVKNEDLEKIGMGRPGQRRLWEAVKRRRAMCKRKSWVSKSLCLGQQVFTGKRPDSDSQTPVVFRSSSPSSAQPDGQPADLTCLISDRDLTLYEKLGDGSFGVVKRGEWQAPSGRVLSVAVKCLKTDLLDQGEGLDDFIREVNAMHSLDHHNLIRLYGVVLTHPMKMVTELAPLGALLDRLRKRQGHILISVLCHYTVQIACGMAYLESRRFIHRDLAARNILLASNDLIKIGDFGLMRALPKNDDHYVMQEHHKVPFAWCAPESLKTRTFSHASDTWMFGVTLWEMFTHGQEPWVGLNGSQILHKIDKEGERLIKPEDCPQDIYNVMLQCWSPKPEDRPTFVSLRDFLVETMPTDMRALQDFDEPDKLKIHANDIITIIEGRAENYWWRGQNRQTLKVGQFPRNVVTSVAGLSAHDISRPLKHSFIHTGHGDTDPHRSWGAPDKIDDLYLGNPMDPPDILGLDSNAAKPTKLPNRAKKQPPPRPPKPAVLLKKPFYDSVLDNDDDDLIVTGVKKLSLKTPNYLGLRLRPWESTSPSDRLSEVSLIDFGDDSFSSTSPSPITETPNPSTAKPPASYAASILDMAPPQSPNRALPNPMHPTPVVDWDMRPLPPLPAYDEVAVECAEQEDMEVSSINSSAVQEDTVSEKTQSEDNIKVDGKCNVEDNLFLPSKHAEETHSFSQSADIFKELQREVMVKLRVPPTGRSLPSSPLPTPSALAPHRQIILPSSYEDKPQIPPRIPIPPMRPSKRAGIYGSRLSVSLGDHEDGSRCPPQIPPRDHALSQPNSRAPSPMAPQGGSPQQRSSLCCVGSLGSCLSPSSYSSAPSSSSTTSSTSTATTASSQYGSTEVAQTPAKSPCILPIVYGGVKASTTHYYLLPDKPAYLDKYERFLKDSEGNDEKRTPNMATVRPMVQQQVNKLNASPGHTSNSGTSNSLAWPSSTQAGAYNHITLQQVQEAVHGVTVEECQTALQTHSWNAQEAVKYLKVEQLFRLGLKARPECMEALERCGWNLEQASTQMLDSYGPSRHR is encoded by the exons ATGGCGGCGGTCTCAGAATACCAGCGGCACTATAATGTAAAAGATGAG CCGGATGGTGGAGATATGCAGTCTGACGAAGGTACGGAGTGGCTCATGGAGCTGCTCACCGATGTGCAGCTCCAGCAATATTTTCTGCGTATCCGTGATGACCTCAATGTCACACGTCTCTCACACTTTGACTATGTCAAAAATGAGGACCTTGAAAAGATCGGCATGGGCCGACCAG GTCAGAGACGGCTATGGGAGGCAGTGAAAAGGAGAAGGGCCATGTGCAAACGGAAGTCATGGGTGAGCAAG TCTCTGTGCTTGGGTCAGCAGGTGTTCACCGGAAAGCGGCCTGACTCAGATTCCCAGACCCCAGTGGTGTTCCGCAGCTCATCCCCATCATCAGCTCAACCAGACGGTCAGCCAGCCGATCTCACCTGCCTCATCAGTGACAGAGACCTAACCCTCTACGAGAAACTGGGAGACGGCTCCTTCGGAGTGGTGAAACGCGGAGAATGGCAAGCCCCCTCTGGAAGAGTG CTGAGTGTGGCTGTGAAGTGCCTGAAGACAGACCTGTTGGACCAGGGTGAAGGTCTAGATGACTTCATAAGAGAAGTTAACGCCATGCACTCCCTGGACCACCACAATCTCATTCGTCTATATGGTGTTGTCCTCACACACCCCATGAAGATG GTGACAGAACTTGCCCCATTGGGTGCTTTATTGGACCGCCTGAGGAAGCGTCAGGGTCATATATTGATATCAGTGCTGTGCCACTACACCGTTCAGATTGCCTGTGGCATGGCCTACCTTGAGTCCCGCCGATTCATTCACAGAGACCTGGCTGCACGCAACATCCTTTTAGCTTCCAATGACCTCATTAAGATCGGTGACTTCGGCCTGATGAGGGCCTTGCCTAAAAACGATGATCATTATGTGATGCAGGAGCATCACAAAGTCCCTTTTGCCTG GTGTGCTCCAGAGAGCCTGAAGACACGTACCTTCTCCCATGCCAGTGATACCTGGATGTTTGGAGTAACATTGTGGGAAATGTTCACCCACGGGCAGGAACCATGGGTTGGACTCAATGGTAGTCAG ATTCTCCATAAGATCGATAAGGAGGGAGAGAGGCTTATCAAACCAGAGGACTGTCCGCaggacatttataatgtcatgCTGCAGTGCTGGTCACCCAAACCCGAGGACAGGCCGACGTTTGTGTCCCTCAGGGACTTCCTTGTGGAG ACAATGCCCACTGACATGAGGGCACTGCAGGACTTTGATGAACCAGACAAACTTAAAATTCATGCCAATGACATCATCACTATCATTGAGGGCAG AGCAGAGAACTACTGGTGGAGAGGTCAGAACAGACAGACCCTGAAGGTGGGACAGTTCCCTAGGAATGTAGTGACCTCTGTGGCTGGTCTGTCTGCTCACGACATCAGCAGACCTCTCAAGCACAGTTTCATCCATACAGGCCATGGAGACACAGACCCACACAGAAGTTGGGGCGCCCCTGACAAGATTGATGA TCTGTACCTTGGTAATCCCATGGATCCTCCAGATATTCTTGGGTTGGATTCAAATGCGGCCAAGCCCACTAAACTTCCAAACCGGGCTAAAA AACAACCTCCTCCCAGACCTCCTAAACCAGCAGTTCTTCTTAAGA AACCATTTTACGACTCTGTGCTGgacaatgatgatgatgatctgATTGTAACGGGTGTGAAGAAGCTCTCGCTTAAGACTCCCAATTACCTGGGTTTACGCCTCCGGCCTTGGGAAAGTACTAGTCCGAGTGACCGCCTTAGCGAAGTCTCACTCATTGACTTTGGAGACGACAGTTTCAGCTCTACATCACCCTCACCCATTACCGAGACACCTAACCCCAGCACAGCGAAACCACCTGCATCCTACGCCGCTTCTATCTTGGATATGGCGCCACCGCAGAGCCCCAATCGAGCCCTGCCCAACCCCATGCACCCTACTCCAGTGGTGGATTGGGACATGCGGCCCCTGCCTCCTCTTCCGGCGTACGACGAGGTGGCCGTGGAGTGCGCTGAACAGGAAGACATGGAAGTGAGCTCCATAAATTCATCTGCGGTGCAGGAAGacactgtatctgaaaaaacaCAATCAGAGGATAACATTAAAGTCGATGGTAAATGCAACGTGGAGGACAACCTCTTTCTACCATCCAAGCATGCTGAGGAAACCCATTCATTTTCGCAATCAGCAGACATCTTCAAGGAGCTTCAAAGGGAGGTGATGGTGAAGCTTCGGGTCCCTCCGACCGGGCGTTCCCTCCCTTCTTCACCCCTCCCGACTCCTTCAGCTCTCGCCCCACACCGCCAGATCATCCTGCCCTCCTCCTATGAGGACAAGCCTCAGATCCCTCCAAGAATCCCAATCCCACCTATGCGGCCCTCTAAGCGGGCAGGAATATATGGCAGCAGATTGTCGGTTTCCCTTGGAGACCATGAAGATGGGAGCCGCTGTCCACCTCAGATACCCCCAAGGGATCACGCTCTATCTCAACCCAACTCTCGGGCGCCAAGCCCCATGGCGCCGCAAGGTGGCTCCCCTCAACAGAGATCCAGCCTCTGTTGCGTCGGATCATTGGGCTCCTGCCTATCCCCGTCGTCATATTCCTCCGCGCCATCCAGCTCCTCCACCACATCATCTACGTCAACGGCCACCACTGCAAGTTCTCAGTACGGATCTACTGAAGTGGCCCAGACTCCGGCCAAGAGTCCCTGCATCCTGCCTATCGTGTATGGTGGAGTGAAGGCCAGCACCACTCATTACTACTTGCTACCTGATAAACCGGCATACCTGGACAAGTATGAGAGGTTCTTGAAGGATTCAGAAGGAAACGATGAGAAAAGAACCCCAAATATGGCCACTGTGAGGCCTATGGTTCAACAGCAAGTCAACAAGCTCAATGCTTCCCCTGGCCACACCAGTAACAGCGGGACTTCCAACAGTCTGGCCTGGCCAAGCAGCACTCAAGCAGGTGCCTACAACCATATCACGCTACAACAA GTGCAGGAGGCGGTACATGGAGTGACTGTAGAAGAGTGTCAAACGGCCCTTCAGACACACAGTTGGAATGCTCAGGAGGCCGTGAAATATCTGAAG GTGGAGCAGTTGTTCCGACTGGGTTTGAAGGCTCGGCCCGAATGCATGGAAGCTTTAGAGCGATGCGGCTGGAATCTGGAGCAGGCCAGCACTCAAATGCTGGACTCCTACGGTCCATCTAGACATAGGTAG
- the tnk2a gene encoding activated CDC42 kinase 1 isoform X1, whose protein sequence is MAAVSEYQRHYNVKDEPDGGDMQSDEGTEWLMELLTDVQLQQYFLRIRDDLNVTRLSHFDYVKNEDLEKIGMGRPGQRRLWEAVKRRRAMCKRKSWVSKSLCLGQQVFTGKRPDSDSQTPVVFRSSSPSSAQPDGQPADLTCLISDRDLTLYEKLGDGSFGVVKRGEWQAPSGRVLSVAVKCLKTDLLDQGEGLDDFIREVNAMHSLDHHNLIRLYGVVLTHPMKMVTELAPLGALLDRLRKRQGHILISVLCHYTVQIACGMAYLESRRFIHRDLAARNILLASNDLIKIGDFGLMRALPKNDDHYVMQEHHKVPFAWCAPESLKTRTFSHASDTWMFGVTLWEMFTHGQEPWVGLNGSQILHKIDKEGERLIKPEDCPQDIYNVMLQCWSPKPEDRPTFVSLRDFLVETMPTDMRALQDFDEPDKLKIHANDIITIIEGRAENYWWRGQNRQTLKVGQFPRNVVTSVAGLSAHDISRPLKHSFIHTGHGDTDPHRSWGAPDKIDDLYLGNPMDPPDILGLDSNAAKPTKLPNRAKKQPPPRPPKPAVLLKKPFYDSVLDNDDDDLIVTGVKKLSLKTPNYLGLRLRPWESTSPSDRLSEVSLIDFGDDSFSSTSPSPITETPNPSTAKPPASYAASILDMAPPQSPNRALPNPMHPTPVVDWDMRPLPPLPAYDEVAVECAEQEDMEVSSINSSAVQEDTVSEKTQSEDNIKVDGKCNVEDNLFLPSKHAEETHSFSQSADIFKELQREVMVKLRVPPTGRSLPSSPLPTPSALAPHRQIILPSSYEDKPQIPPRIPIPPMRPSKRAGIYGSRLSVSLGDHEDGSRCPPQIPPRDHALSQPNSRAPSPMAPQGGSPQQRSSLCCVGSLGSCLSPSSYSSAPSSSSTTSSTSTATTASSQYGSTEVAQTPAKSPCILPIVYGGVKASTTHYYLLPDKPAYLDKYERFLKDSEGNDEKRTPNMATVRPMVQQQVNKLNASPGHTSNSGTSNSLAWPSSTQAGAYNHITLQQVQEAVHGVTVEECQTALQTHSWNAQEAVKYLKVEQLFRLGLKARPECMEALERCGWNLEQASTQMLDSYGPSRHRF, encoded by the exons ATGGCGGCGGTCTCAGAATACCAGCGGCACTATAATGTAAAAGATGAG CCGGATGGTGGAGATATGCAGTCTGACGAAGGTACGGAGTGGCTCATGGAGCTGCTCACCGATGTGCAGCTCCAGCAATATTTTCTGCGTATCCGTGATGACCTCAATGTCACACGTCTCTCACACTTTGACTATGTCAAAAATGAGGACCTTGAAAAGATCGGCATGGGCCGACCAG GTCAGAGACGGCTATGGGAGGCAGTGAAAAGGAGAAGGGCCATGTGCAAACGGAAGTCATGGGTGAGCAAG TCTCTGTGCTTGGGTCAGCAGGTGTTCACCGGAAAGCGGCCTGACTCAGATTCCCAGACCCCAGTGGTGTTCCGCAGCTCATCCCCATCATCAGCTCAACCAGACGGTCAGCCAGCCGATCTCACCTGCCTCATCAGTGACAGAGACCTAACCCTCTACGAGAAACTGGGAGACGGCTCCTTCGGAGTGGTGAAACGCGGAGAATGGCAAGCCCCCTCTGGAAGAGTG CTGAGTGTGGCTGTGAAGTGCCTGAAGACAGACCTGTTGGACCAGGGTGAAGGTCTAGATGACTTCATAAGAGAAGTTAACGCCATGCACTCCCTGGACCACCACAATCTCATTCGTCTATATGGTGTTGTCCTCACACACCCCATGAAGATG GTGACAGAACTTGCCCCATTGGGTGCTTTATTGGACCGCCTGAGGAAGCGTCAGGGTCATATATTGATATCAGTGCTGTGCCACTACACCGTTCAGATTGCCTGTGGCATGGCCTACCTTGAGTCCCGCCGATTCATTCACAGAGACCTGGCTGCACGCAACATCCTTTTAGCTTCCAATGACCTCATTAAGATCGGTGACTTCGGCCTGATGAGGGCCTTGCCTAAAAACGATGATCATTATGTGATGCAGGAGCATCACAAAGTCCCTTTTGCCTG GTGTGCTCCAGAGAGCCTGAAGACACGTACCTTCTCCCATGCCAGTGATACCTGGATGTTTGGAGTAACATTGTGGGAAATGTTCACCCACGGGCAGGAACCATGGGTTGGACTCAATGGTAGTCAG ATTCTCCATAAGATCGATAAGGAGGGAGAGAGGCTTATCAAACCAGAGGACTGTCCGCaggacatttataatgtcatgCTGCAGTGCTGGTCACCCAAACCCGAGGACAGGCCGACGTTTGTGTCCCTCAGGGACTTCCTTGTGGAG ACAATGCCCACTGACATGAGGGCACTGCAGGACTTTGATGAACCAGACAAACTTAAAATTCATGCCAATGACATCATCACTATCATTGAGGGCAG AGCAGAGAACTACTGGTGGAGAGGTCAGAACAGACAGACCCTGAAGGTGGGACAGTTCCCTAGGAATGTAGTGACCTCTGTGGCTGGTCTGTCTGCTCACGACATCAGCAGACCTCTCAAGCACAGTTTCATCCATACAGGCCATGGAGACACAGACCCACACAGAAGTTGGGGCGCCCCTGACAAGATTGATGA TCTGTACCTTGGTAATCCCATGGATCCTCCAGATATTCTTGGGTTGGATTCAAATGCGGCCAAGCCCACTAAACTTCCAAACCGGGCTAAAA AACAACCTCCTCCCAGACCTCCTAAACCAGCAGTTCTTCTTAAGA AACCATTTTACGACTCTGTGCTGgacaatgatgatgatgatctgATTGTAACGGGTGTGAAGAAGCTCTCGCTTAAGACTCCCAATTACCTGGGTTTACGCCTCCGGCCTTGGGAAAGTACTAGTCCGAGTGACCGCCTTAGCGAAGTCTCACTCATTGACTTTGGAGACGACAGTTTCAGCTCTACATCACCCTCACCCATTACCGAGACACCTAACCCCAGCACAGCGAAACCACCTGCATCCTACGCCGCTTCTATCTTGGATATGGCGCCACCGCAGAGCCCCAATCGAGCCCTGCCCAACCCCATGCACCCTACTCCAGTGGTGGATTGGGACATGCGGCCCCTGCCTCCTCTTCCGGCGTACGACGAGGTGGCCGTGGAGTGCGCTGAACAGGAAGACATGGAAGTGAGCTCCATAAATTCATCTGCGGTGCAGGAAGacactgtatctgaaaaaacaCAATCAGAGGATAACATTAAAGTCGATGGTAAATGCAACGTGGAGGACAACCTCTTTCTACCATCCAAGCATGCTGAGGAAACCCATTCATTTTCGCAATCAGCAGACATCTTCAAGGAGCTTCAAAGGGAGGTGATGGTGAAGCTTCGGGTCCCTCCGACCGGGCGTTCCCTCCCTTCTTCACCCCTCCCGACTCCTTCAGCTCTCGCCCCACACCGCCAGATCATCCTGCCCTCCTCCTATGAGGACAAGCCTCAGATCCCTCCAAGAATCCCAATCCCACCTATGCGGCCCTCTAAGCGGGCAGGAATATATGGCAGCAGATTGTCGGTTTCCCTTGGAGACCATGAAGATGGGAGCCGCTGTCCACCTCAGATACCCCCAAGGGATCACGCTCTATCTCAACCCAACTCTCGGGCGCCAAGCCCCATGGCGCCGCAAGGTGGCTCCCCTCAACAGAGATCCAGCCTCTGTTGCGTCGGATCATTGGGCTCCTGCCTATCCCCGTCGTCATATTCCTCCGCGCCATCCAGCTCCTCCACCACATCATCTACGTCAACGGCCACCACTGCAAGTTCTCAGTACGGATCTACTGAAGTGGCCCAGACTCCGGCCAAGAGTCCCTGCATCCTGCCTATCGTGTATGGTGGAGTGAAGGCCAGCACCACTCATTACTACTTGCTACCTGATAAACCGGCATACCTGGACAAGTATGAGAGGTTCTTGAAGGATTCAGAAGGAAACGATGAGAAAAGAACCCCAAATATGGCCACTGTGAGGCCTATGGTTCAACAGCAAGTCAACAAGCTCAATGCTTCCCCTGGCCACACCAGTAACAGCGGGACTTCCAACAGTCTGGCCTGGCCAAGCAGCACTCAAGCAGGTGCCTACAACCATATCACGCTACAACAA GTGCAGGAGGCGGTACATGGAGTGACTGTAGAAGAGTGTCAAACGGCCCTTCAGACACACAGTTGGAATGCTCAGGAGGCCGTGAAATATCTGAAG GTGGAGCAGTTGTTCCGACTGGGTTTGAAGGCTCGGCCCGAATGCATGGAAGCTTTAGAGCGATGCGGCTGGAATCTGGAGCAGGCCAGCACTCAAATGCTGGACTCCTACGGTCCATCTAGACATAG GTTCTAA